A portion of the Mustela erminea isolate mMusErm1 chromosome 19, mMusErm1.Pri, whole genome shotgun sequence genome contains these proteins:
- the CARMIL2 gene encoding capping protein, Arp2/3 and myosin-I linker protein 2 isoform X5: MALQETPPQVTFELESLPELVLELPGVAALEQLAQHVAAAIKKVFPRSSLGKLFRRPTSPSMLARLERRSPSEDTAASSPCGGFLETYEALCDYNGFPFREEIQWDVDTIYHRQGCRNFSLCDFSHLGSRDLALSVAALSYNLWFQCLSCVDMKLSLEVSEQILHMMSQSSHLEELVLENCGLRGDFVRRLAQALAGHSSSALRELSLTGNLLDDRGMIALSRHLEHRPGALRRLSLAQTGLTPRGMRSLGRSLASNVAFDTALTHLDLSGNPGALGASEDNGGLYSFLSRPNVLTFLNLAGTDTALDTLFAALARGCCTSLSHLDASRNVFSRTKSHAAPAALQLFLSRAGTLRHLGLAGCKLPPDALRALLEGLALNTHTSDLHLDLSACELRSAGAQVIQDLVCDAGAVSSLDLADNGFGSDMVTLVLAIGRSRSLRHVALGRNFNVRCKPLPHRETLDDVLHRIVQLVQDDDCPLQSLSVAESRLKMASSVLLRALGTNPNLMALDISGNAMGDTGAKMLAKALRVNTRLRSVVWDRNHTSALGLMDVAEALEQNRSLKDMPLPLNDVAQAHRSRPELTARAVHQIQACLLRNNRADHASSDRTSRPQPPGLVSDPSEQEVNELCQSVQEHVELLGCGAGPQGEAAVHQAEDAIQNANFSLSILPILYEAGSSPSHQWQLRQKLEGLLGQVGEVCRKDIQDFTQATLDTTRSLCPQMLQGPKWREQLEGVLVGSRGLPELLPEHLLQDAFTRLRDMRLSVTGTLAESIVAQALEGLNAARDRLVESLAQQAMVAKPLAIPALDGGEPSPLGPGELEGLFFPEEVKEKEEDEDKQKDDSPPQKWPECSQGLPLVPSTHSAAEEPEPELAAPGEDAEPQAGPSARGSPSPATPGPQAGLLPRMDLPPAGQPLRHPTRARPRPRRQHHHRPPPGGPQVPPALPQEGNGLSARVDEGVEEFFSKRLIQQDRLWVPEEDPANEGGATPVPRTLRKKLGTLFAFKKPRSTRGPRPDLETSPGAAPRTRKATLGDLLRPPARPGRGEESGGAEGGTSSPDPARRSRPRYTRESKAYSMILLPAEEEEEETLGTRPDKRRPLERGETELAPSFEQRVQVMLQRIGVSRGSGSAEGKRKQSKDGEIKKAGSDGDIMDSSAEAPPISIKSRTHSVSADPSCRPSPGGQGLESTSWKTLGQQLNAELRGRGWGQQDGPGPPSPCPSPSPRRASPSPDSLGLPEDPCLGPRNEDGQLRPRPLSAGRRAVSVHEDQLQAPVERPLRLQRSPVLKRRPKLEAPSSPSLGSGLGAQPLPPQSTEPSSPEPNPPSPATDQRGGGPNP, translated from the exons ATGGCACTGCAGGAGACACCCCCTCAG gtgACTTTTGAGCTAGAGTCCCTGCCTGAGCTGGTCCTGGAGCTTCCGGGTGTGGCCGCTCTGGAACAGCTAGCCCAGCACGTCGCTGCCGCCATCAAGAAGGTCTTCCCTCGCTCCAGCCTTGG GAAGCTCTTCCGGAGGCCCACATCCCCCTCCATGCTGGCTCGGTTGGAGAGAAGGAGCCCCTCTGAGGACACGGCGGCCAGCAGCCCCTGTG GTGGCTTCTTGGAGACATACGAGGCTCTGTGTGACTACAATGGCTTCCCTTTCCGAGAAGAGATTCAGTGG GATGTGGACACCATCTACCATCGCCAGGGCTGCCGCAACTTCAGCCTGTGTGACTTCAGCCATCTGGGCAGTCG GGACCTGGCCTTGAGTGTGGCCGCCCTGTCCTACAACCTGTGGTTCCAGTGCCTCTCCTGTGTGGACATGAAGCTG AGCCTTGAGGTCTCAGAGCAGATTCTGCACATGATGAGTCAGTCGTCCCACCTGGAGGAGCTAGTGCTAGAGAACTGTGGCCTGAGGGG AGACTTTGTCCGGCGACTGGCCCAGGCACTGGCAGGGCACTCAAGCTCTGCCCTCCGAGAGCTTAGCCTTACGGGGAACCTGCTGGATGACCGAG GGATGATTGCTCTCAGCAGACACCTAGAGCATCGACCTGGAGCCCTTAGGAGACTCAGCCTAGCCCAGACCGGGTTAACTCCTCGAG GAATGAGGTCTCTGGGCCGGTCACTGGCTTCCAATGTGGCCTTTGACACTGCCCTAACCCACCTGGACCTTTCCGGGAACCCTGGCGCGCTGGGGGCCTCGGAGGACAATGGG GGCCTGTATAGTTTCCTGAGCCGTCCTAATGTTCTGACGTTCCTGAATCTTGCGGGCACCGACACCGCCCTGGACACT CTCTTCGCAGCACTGGCCCGCGGCTGCTGCACCAGCCTCAGCCACCTGGACGCCTCGAGGAACGTCTTCTCCCGCAC GAAGTCCCACGCTGCGCCCGCCGCGCTGCAACTGTTTCTCAGCCGCGCGGGGACGCTTCGGCACCTGGGCCTGGCCGGCTGCAAGCTGCCGCCCGACGCGCTCAG GGCCCTTCTGGAAGGCCTCGCGCTCAACACTCACACGAGCGACTTGCACCTGGACCTCAGCGCTTGTGAG CTGCGCTCCGCGGGCGCTCAGGTGATACAAGACTTAGTGTGTGATGCTGGCGCAGTGAGCTCCCTGGATCTGGCGGATAATG GTTTCGGCTCAGACATGGTGACTCTGGTGCTGGCCATCGGAAGGAGTCGGTCCCTGAGACATGTGGCACTTGGAAGGAACTTCAACGTCCGGTGCAA GCCCCTGCCCCACAGGGAGACTCTGGACGACGTCCTGCACCGGATTGTCCAGCTCGTGCAGGATGACGACTGT cccctgcagtCTCTGTCCGTGGCGGAGTCACGGCTGAAGATGGCTTCCAGCGTCCTGCTTCGGGCCTTGGGTACCAATCCTAACCTGATGGCGCTGGATATCAGCGGCAACGCCATGGGGGACACTGGCGCCAAAATGCTGGCCAAGGCACTTCGGGTCAACACAAGGCTCCG GTCAGTTGTCTGGGACCGAAACCACACGTCTGCTCTGGGCCTGATGGACGTGGCAGAGGCCCTGGAGCAGAACCGCAGCCTAAAGGACATGCCTCTGCCGCTGAACGACGTGGCCCAGGCACATCGCAGCCGCCCGGAGCTGACCGCACGTGCAGTGCATCAG ATCCAAGCCTGTCTTTTGAGGAATAACCGTGCGGACCATGCCTCTTCCGACCGCACCTCCCGTCCGCAGCCACCGGGGCTGGTCTCAGACCCCTCAGAGCAG gaaGTGAATGAGCTGTGTCAGTCAGTGCAGGAACATGTGGAGCTActgggctgtggggctgggccTCAGGGCGAAGCTGCTGTGCACCAGGCGGAGGATGCCATCCAAAATGCCAACTTCTCTCTCAGT ATTCTCCCAATTCTGTATGAGGCTGGAAGCTCCCCAAGTCATCAGTGGCAGCTGCGGCAGAAGCTAGAAGGCCTCCTAGGACAAGTGGGTGAGGTCTGCCGCAAGGATATTCAG GACTTCACTCAGGCCACACTGGACACAACAAGGAGCCTCTGCCCACAGATGCTGCAGGGACCCAAGTGGAGGGAGCAGCTAGAGGGAGTTCTGGTGGGTTCAAGGGGCCTCCCAGAGCTGCTCCCAGAACACCTGCTACAAGATGCCTTCACTAGACTCAG GGATATGCGGCTGTCAGTCACGGGGACCTTGGCAGAGAGCATTGTGGCTCAGGCACTGGAGGGGCTGAATGCAGCCCGGGATCGGCTG GTGGAGAGTCTGGCTCAGCAGGCGATGGTGGCAAAGCCTCTTGCCATACCAGCACTGGATGGAGGTGAGCCCAGCCCCCTTGGGCCTGGGGAACTGGAAGGTCTTTTCTTCCCTGAGGAggtgaaggaaaaggaggaggatgaAGACAAACAGAAG GATGACAGCCCCCCACAGAAATGGCCTGAGTGCAGCCAAGGTCTTCCCCTGGTTCCCTCCACTCACA GTGCTGCTGAGGAACCGGAGCCCGAGCTGGCGGCTCCGGGGGAAGATGCGGAGCCGCAGGCGGGGCCTTCTGCGCGTGGCTCTCCGAGCCCCGCCACTCCCGGACCCCAGGCCGGCCTGCTGCCTCGCATGGACCTGCCACCCGCTGGACAGCCCCTGCGCCATCCGACCCGGGCCCGGCCGCGGCCACGGCGCCAGCACCACCACCGGCCACCACCGGGGGGCCCCCAG gtgcccccagctctGCCGCAGGAAGGGAATGGGCTCAGTGCCCGCGTGGACGAGGGCGTGGAGGAATTCTTCTCCAAAAGGCTGATCCAGCAGGATCGCCT CTGGGTCCCCGAAGAAGACCCGGCCAACGAGGGGGGTGCCACCCCTGTTCCTCGTACACTGCGAAAGAAGCTGGGTACCCTCTTTGCCTTCAAGAAGCCTCGTTCAACACGGGGGCCACGGCCTGATCTAGAGACCAGCCCTGGGGCAGCTCCGCGCACTCGGAAGGCGACACTCGGAGACCTGTTGCGGCCACCAGCCCGTCCCGGCCGTGGTGAGGAGTCTGGTGGGGCTGAGGGGGGCACCAGCAGCCCTGACCCTGCCCGTAGGAGCCGGCCTCGCTACACTCGGGAAAGCAAAGCCTATTCCATGATACTCCTAcctgctgaggaggaggaggaggaaacccTGGGTACCAGACCTGACAAG CGACGGCCCCTGGAGCGGGGGGAGACAGAGCTGGCCCCATCCTTTGAACAGCGGGTACAAGTGATGCTCCAGAGGATTGGCGTGAGCAGAGGCAGCGGGAGTGCTGAAGGCAAGAGGAAGCAA AGCAAGGACGGAGAGATCAAGAAGGCCGGCTCGGATG GTGATATTATGGACAGCTCCGCCGAGGCCCCTCCCATCTCGATCAAGTCCCGCACCCACTCTGTGTCTGCTG ACCCCTCGTGCAGACCTAGTCCAGGAGGTCAAGGGCTTGAGTCTACTAGCTGGAAGACACTGGGGCAGCAGCTGAATGCAGAGCTCAGGGGCCGTGGTTGGGGCCAACAGGACGGTCCTGGGCCCCCCTCTCCttgtcccagccccagcccgcgaagagccagcccctccccagacAGCCTGGGTCTCCCGGAGGACCCATGCTTGGGCCCCAGGAATGAAG ATGGCCAGCTGAGGCCGAGGCCTCTCTCAGCAGGGCGACGAGCAGTGTCTGTGCATGAGGACCAGCTCCAGGCCCCTGTTG AACGGCCCCTGCGGCTGCAGCGCTCCCCTGTCCTCAAGCGGAGACCAAAGCTTGAGGCACCTTCATCTCCAAGCCTAG GATCTGGCCTTGGAGCCCAACCTCTGCCCCCACAGTCTACAGAGCCCTCCAGCCCTGAGCCAAACCCACCCTCCCCAGCCACAGACCAAAGAGGCGGCGGCCCCAACCCCTGA